One Aneurinibacillus migulanus genomic region harbors:
- a CDS encoding M20 family metallopeptidase gives MVDATTKILNYLQDGEQEILQDLKEFVKKESPSRDKALVDECGLYLQELFQKHLGVTPEIFEEKEVGNHLKFTIGDGEKQILIIGHFDTVWEKGRLNYRVEGNKAYGPGILDMKGGIVQAIWAVKAIQELGISMDKKIVFLCNSDEEIGSIHSRKYIEEEARKSEVVLVAEAAVAKTGALKTARKGVGIFKLKVWGRAAHSGNHHSDGISAVEELARQTIVLQELTDYEKGSTVNVGVVKGGTGSNVVPEYAEADIDLRISSLEEADRVSSLILGLKPILEGTTIEVTGEVNRPPMERTEQIGELFHTARSIASELGFELDEAAVGGGSDGNFTAALGIPTLDGLGCEGEGLHAENEHVLIDTLSKRAALFANLLLRI, from the coding sequence ATGGTTGATGCTACAACAAAAATTTTAAACTATCTACAAGATGGCGAACAGGAAATTCTACAGGATCTGAAAGAGTTCGTTAAAAAGGAATCGCCTTCCCGGGACAAAGCGCTTGTTGACGAATGCGGGCTCTATCTACAGGAGCTTTTTCAGAAGCACCTAGGCGTTACACCTGAAATATTCGAAGAAAAAGAAGTAGGAAATCATCTCAAATTCACCATCGGAGATGGCGAGAAGCAAATTTTAATCATCGGTCACTTTGATACCGTATGGGAGAAGGGCCGGTTAAATTACCGTGTGGAAGGCAATAAAGCATATGGGCCGGGCATTCTCGATATGAAAGGTGGAATTGTCCAAGCTATTTGGGCCGTTAAGGCAATACAGGAACTTGGCATATCCATGGATAAGAAAATTGTTTTTCTTTGTAATTCTGACGAGGAAATCGGTTCGATTCATTCAAGAAAATATATCGAAGAAGAAGCTCGCAAGAGTGAAGTTGTATTGGTCGCAGAAGCGGCAGTAGCCAAAACCGGCGCCTTAAAAACAGCCCGCAAAGGCGTTGGCATCTTTAAACTGAAAGTATGGGGACGTGCAGCGCATTCCGGAAACCATCATAGTGACGGCATCAGCGCAGTTGAAGAATTGGCCCGACAAACGATTGTTTTGCAGGAACTCACCGACTATGAAAAAGGGTCAACTGTAAATGTCGGGGTAGTCAAAGGCGGAACCGGCAGCAATGTAGTGCCCGAATATGCAGAAGCGGACATCGACCTGCGTATATCATCCCTTGAAGAAGCAGACCGGGTAAGTTCTTTAATCCTGGGATTAAAACCGATATTGGAAGGTACAACAATCGAAGTAACAGGTGAAGTGAATCGTCCGCCGATGGAACGTACCGAGCAAATAGGCGAGCTTTTTCATACAGCCCGCTCCATCGCTTCCGAGCTCGGCTTCGAGCTTGATGAGGCAGCGGTTGGCGGTGGAAGCGACGGCAACTTCACTGCTGCACTTGGCATTCCCACTTTGGATGGACTTGGCTGTGAAGGCGAAGGACTTCATGCCGAGAACGAGCATGTTCTTATCGATACTCTTTCTAAACGAGCTGCTCTGTTCGCAAACTTGTTACTACGAATATAA
- a CDS encoding FIVAR domain-containing protein has translation MHRFPFILQRLSLTLLFLALAIPAPVHALTTPVTPVPNNEDMQPEKLTSLNELSFFFAEAEKKGLSKVQAALLLRDFALILGSGGDASTIKALEHRNAGTLAILFDRNSISEELRVFSEDAAHLVVEKLTEDALADRTRPIEAVLMEVFTETLQKTEHQPLANDLKRYGLTPDSVIALLKRLETVLDPEKKWRIILNQKIDRLLQEIRKRQSANKITKVASDRASDIYITFSRPFDFNALRQAWLDKDLLLEVTSRGKSIPVQYLAQESSRVLRIGFAQDQAPEESALITAGIRDLRQNPAFAFSYASFVLKDTKLPALKSTQQTGSGSFLLEFDEPIYTGTRNAGFEFWKMNGHEIYGRLTQAKPETAESRLSGDFRRFAVLELNYEGRSRYLPPGEMNKLEGFGIADYAGQRTGRRLHGVEIIFVSPKLTEPMPEFSMQSPEQFALHFPSETVSLHGWGFPLQNEVIRFERQSGWDENGNPKWTTERVRPIEDIVIEHEGFLTYYLHLKKDWSRILQDEDGAPSYDATGHNRIRITLLGGKAKDLGSGMTNQTDIMHEFTLTADTQPPRIAKIAPAFSAIPGQETLEVTFDEPVQIPGATKYLTPSIKESSVPSPVFEFVSPKSGARIPTSVIGFITAKDDMTYTLTLPDEVTRHPGSWELLVRNLSDDVGNKSDTQTYSITIRESVLRASKRLELPALVWGTAIDNVNADQTPEAEEDVIVLQFNTILSKNAIAREKYWIAGKQLPSTAKILAQPVRFDTDKDGAITGKDGSGTRLTILLPKDTFGVQDSTVIAESVSGVHFNVQVENEEGQKINKWGSLPYSQSGTPDAIPEEVLTRYRKTEASPSDYAWLQEAIQHAEAELSASHAGDMEGEFPTESIKTLRKTIIQAKQTAGKKRAARGEIDKAIHSLYTVQTSFYASQHALPADKWELITQLRIATFEWEEIKKNPYQYPPTLRDAFAEAIAHAETVIANENATEQEIHDAYRKLVDVINEKARYDDPYPH, from the coding sequence ATGCACCGTTTCCCATTTATCTTACAACGTCTTTCCCTTACTCTCCTTTTTTTAGCGCTAGCAATACCTGCTCCGGTACATGCACTTACCACTCCTGTCACTCCTGTGCCGAACAACGAGGACATGCAGCCCGAAAAGCTGACTTCATTGAACGAACTATCGTTCTTTTTCGCCGAAGCAGAAAAGAAGGGGCTTTCCAAAGTACAGGCCGCACTCCTGCTTCGTGACTTCGCTCTTATACTGGGGAGTGGAGGTGATGCATCTACTATAAAAGCATTGGAGCATAGAAATGCAGGCACACTTGCTATACTGTTCGATAGAAACAGTATTAGCGAGGAACTTCGTGTCTTCTCGGAAGATGCCGCTCACCTTGTCGTAGAGAAGCTTACGGAGGATGCGCTCGCCGATCGGACACGCCCCATCGAAGCTGTACTCATGGAAGTGTTCACAGAAACGCTTCAAAAAACGGAGCATCAACCGCTGGCAAACGATCTCAAACGCTATGGGCTTACCCCAGACTCGGTTATTGCTTTATTGAAGCGGTTGGAAACTGTTCTTGATCCTGAGAAAAAATGGCGGATTATTCTCAATCAAAAGATTGATCGTCTTCTACAGGAAATACGTAAACGACAGTCTGCCAATAAAATCACAAAAGTAGCTTCCGATCGGGCAAGCGATATATACATTACATTTTCCCGTCCTTTTGACTTCAACGCTTTGCGTCAGGCTTGGCTTGATAAAGACCTTCTTTTGGAAGTAACCAGCCGGGGTAAAAGCATCCCCGTACAGTATCTTGCCCAGGAATCCTCCCGCGTGTTACGTATTGGCTTCGCTCAGGATCAGGCACCCGAAGAGTCAGCCCTTATAACGGCGGGAATTCGCGACTTACGGCAAAATCCAGCATTTGCATTCAGCTATGCGTCCTTTGTTCTCAAAGATACGAAACTTCCGGCACTCAAAAGCACACAGCAAACGGGAAGCGGTTCGTTCCTGCTCGAATTCGACGAACCGATTTATACCGGTACCCGCAATGCAGGATTCGAATTCTGGAAAATGAATGGGCACGAAATTTACGGACGTCTCACACAGGCAAAACCAGAAACAGCAGAAAGTCGTCTTTCAGGTGATTTCCGTCGTTTTGCTGTGCTGGAGCTGAACTATGAAGGACGTTCACGCTACCTTCCACCAGGCGAGATGAATAAACTGGAGGGATTTGGTATCGCTGATTATGCGGGACAGCGAACCGGAAGGCGCTTGCATGGTGTAGAGATTATCTTCGTCTCCCCAAAATTGACGGAACCGATGCCGGAATTTAGTATGCAGTCACCAGAACAATTCGCACTCCATTTCCCTTCGGAAACCGTTTCCTTGCACGGCTGGGGTTTTCCCCTCCAAAATGAAGTGATCCGATTTGAGAGGCAGAGTGGTTGGGATGAAAACGGAAATCCCAAGTGGACGACAGAACGTGTACGGCCGATTGAAGATATTGTGATTGAGCATGAGGGATTCCTAACATACTACCTGCATCTAAAAAAAGATTGGTCACGTATCCTGCAAGATGAAGATGGTGCTCCTAGTTATGACGCTACCGGACACAATCGCATACGTATTACGTTATTGGGAGGAAAGGCGAAGGATTTGGGAAGCGGCATGACAAATCAGACTGATATCATGCACGAATTCACTTTGACCGCCGATACACAGCCACCCAGGATCGCCAAAATCGCTCCCGCATTCAGTGCAATTCCAGGCCAAGAGACGCTCGAAGTTACTTTTGATGAACCTGTGCAGATCCCAGGGGCTACCAAGTATCTTACGCCTTCAATCAAAGAGAGCTCGGTGCCTTCACCTGTCTTCGAATTTGTTTCACCAAAATCTGGAGCGCGTATACCGACATCAGTTATCGGTTTCATTACTGCCAAGGACGACATGACCTATACACTGACCTTACCAGACGAAGTCACCCGACATCCTGGAAGTTGGGAGCTGCTTGTCCGTAACCTCTCAGACGATGTGGGCAACAAGAGTGATACACAAACCTATTCCATCACTATCAGAGAATCCGTTCTTAGAGCGAGTAAACGCTTGGAACTCCCTGCTCTGGTCTGGGGTACAGCCATCGACAACGTGAACGCCGATCAAACGCCAGAAGCAGAAGAAGATGTAATCGTTCTCCAATTTAACACCATTCTTTCCAAGAATGCTATTGCAAGAGAGAAATATTGGATTGCAGGGAAACAGCTGCCGTCAACTGCAAAAATACTCGCACAGCCAGTCCGTTTCGACACTGATAAAGACGGAGCCATAACAGGTAAAGACGGGAGTGGAACCCGCCTTACGATTCTCTTGCCTAAGGACACCTTTGGCGTACAAGATAGCACCGTCATAGCAGAGTCCGTAAGCGGTGTGCACTTTAATGTTCAAGTAGAAAACGAAGAAGGTCAGAAAATTAATAAATGGGGCTCCTTACCTTACAGCCAATCAGGAACGCCTGATGCGATACCTGAAGAAGTGCTTACTCGTTACCGCAAAACAGAAGCATCGCCTTCCGACTACGCATGGCTACAAGAAGCCATACAGCATGCTGAAGCCGAACTTTCCGCCTCCCATGCCGGAGATATGGAAGGAGAATTCCCAACAGAATCTATAAAAACATTACGCAAGACAATCATTCAGGCTAAACAAACAGCCGGGAAAAAGCGAGCTGCAAGAGGCGAAATCGATAAAGCCATCCATTCCTTGTACACTGTACAGACCAGTTTCTATGCTAGCCAGCACGCGCTGCCTGCTGATAAATGGGAATTAATTACTCAACTTCGCATTGCTACATTCGAATGGGAAGAGATAAAGAAAAACCCTTATCAATATCCTCCTACACTGCGCGATGCTTTTGCCGAAGCTATTGCCCACGCCGAGACCGTCATCGCCAACGAAAATGCAACTGAACAAGAAATACATGATGCGTACCGCAAACTTGTCGATGTAATAAACGAGAAAGCCCGGTATGACGATCCGTATCCGCATTAA
- a CDS encoding DMT family transporter, producing MSAKRKMFLANAALLGVAISWGYTFVLTKDLLEEIPPFYFLGTRFLLAALLLLPLVWRSLKRTGWQVWKMGIGCGIALWAAFTLQVIGIDLTTPGKAGVITGTMVVLVPFLYFAWARIPMQPGPVLGSLCAFSGLVLLSWDGGWSGVNLGDVITFGGAIFFAIHMVMVDRSYNRDVTFDALVFVMIQLLIVGIIDTGIAAFIEPFPALGNISPYGWFAYGFDLLFGTLLAYIVQVKAQKHSPPTHVSLLLAFEPVFAFVFSWLLWGEAVSAAIITGVFLILSGIFVTEGFDMLRAKSKSPAPELKRSS from the coding sequence GTGTCGGCGAAAAGAAAGATGTTTCTGGCTAATGCTGCGCTGCTTGGCGTGGCGATTTCATGGGGCTATACATTTGTCCTAACGAAAGATTTGCTGGAGGAGATACCGCCGTTTTATTTTCTTGGTACCCGCTTCCTGCTTGCGGCCCTGCTTCTTCTGCCATTAGTGTGGAGAAGTCTGAAACGAACCGGTTGGCAGGTATGGAAAATGGGGATTGGCTGCGGCATAGCGCTCTGGGCAGCCTTTACGCTTCAAGTCATTGGAATTGATTTAACGACGCCTGGAAAAGCAGGGGTAATTACAGGCACGATGGTGGTGCTGGTTCCATTCCTATACTTTGCCTGGGCGCGTATCCCGATGCAGCCAGGGCCAGTGCTTGGAAGTCTTTGTGCATTTAGTGGGCTTGTTCTTCTTTCGTGGGACGGAGGCTGGTCAGGGGTTAATCTCGGGGATGTAATCACATTTGGTGGCGCCATTTTTTTTGCGATTCATATGGTTATGGTAGATCGTTCATATAATCGTGATGTTACATTTGATGCGCTTGTATTCGTCATGATCCAATTACTAATAGTAGGCATTATCGACACAGGGATTGCTGCTTTCATCGAACCGTTTCCAGCTCTGGGCAATATTTCACCATACGGATGGTTCGCATACGGTTTCGATTTGCTCTTTGGAACCCTTTTGGCCTATATTGTACAGGTAAAAGCACAGAAGCATTCACCACCGACACATGTTAGCCTATTGCTCGCGTTCGAGCCGGTATTTGCATTCGTTTTCTCCTGGCTGTTATGGGGAGAAGCAGTTAGCGCCGCTATCATTACGGGCGTGTTTTTGATTTTATCTGGTATTTTCGTGACGGAGGGCTTTGATATGCTGCGTGCGAAAAGCAAATCTCCCGCTCCTGAACTCAAACGTTCTTCTTGA
- a CDS encoding sigma-54 interaction domain-containing protein yields the protein MKKPGILLVTRSQKVCKTFENNLNMFFGSKIQIYFHHEHHPVDQETMDKVDLVLLSTGGLPENLPKIREGVPTLVARRTIHLPNLEQLMDLAPGTRALFVTNNQEIVRDSIALLQCFGFSHLHFIPYVPGEDTPVPDKADVDLAITLGLPELVPETIKTIIDLENRPIDLTTILDIARLLHLSVEKAHFYTAEFLRDFVQLGRSLAISVNNERRLKQELASILDAVHEGIIGIDEQGRITVFNEDAEKILKLSAKNCIGKTFDEVIPDFNVQEVFRSHTEVLDQVLETRNLHLLITKIPMMLDGQFMGAVVTFQDVTKVQRIEQEIRKKSIHLGLTTKYSFRSIIGVSPSIALAKQTAMKLSKSDFTVLITGENGTGKEVFAQAIHQASLRSDGPFVPVNFAGLTESLAESELFGYEEGAFTGARKGGKMGLFELAHNGTIFLDEIGDAPLSIQASLLRVLQERQVMRIGGNRVIPVNVRVIAATNRNLMDMVRKGTFREDLYYRLNVLPLHIPCLRERREDFFILIDYFLKNKNKELVFNEEARNILLHYNWPGNIRELENFINYLMVIVEDNQVRPEHIPERIANVQAQRITGADESAAAPLIEEVKNIIFVLSHHGSLADYEDILDILWMCSKRQERIGRKMLQSMLPRPLSEAQIRGKLSVLNRWGCITVGIKKQGSQITSLGIQVLQSIKEEQKHLADQA from the coding sequence ATGAAGAAGCCAGGTATTCTGCTCGTAACACGCAGTCAGAAGGTTTGCAAGACTTTTGAGAACAACCTAAACATGTTTTTCGGTTCCAAAATACAAATATATTTCCATCATGAGCATCACCCGGTGGATCAGGAAACGATGGACAAGGTAGACCTGGTTCTCCTCTCTACCGGCGGTTTGCCGGAGAATTTACCAAAGATTAGAGAGGGTGTCCCTACTCTCGTTGCAAGAAGAACGATTCATTTACCGAACTTAGAGCAATTAATGGATTTGGCCCCGGGAACGAGGGCCCTTTTTGTTACGAACAATCAGGAAATCGTTAGAGATTCGATTGCGCTTTTGCAATGCTTCGGCTTTTCGCATCTTCATTTTATCCCGTATGTTCCGGGAGAAGATACACCAGTGCCGGACAAAGCTGATGTCGATCTTGCGATTACTCTCGGGTTGCCTGAACTTGTACCTGAAACGATCAAAACGATTATTGATTTGGAAAATCGCCCGATTGATTTGACCACGATCCTCGATATTGCACGTTTGTTACACCTTTCCGTAGAGAAGGCTCATTTCTATACAGCTGAGTTTTTGCGGGACTTTGTCCAATTAGGAAGAAGCCTAGCCATCTCGGTAAATAACGAAAGACGGTTAAAGCAAGAACTAGCATCCATTCTGGATGCGGTTCATGAGGGAATCATCGGGATAGATGAACAAGGCCGTATTACAGTTTTCAATGAAGACGCCGAAAAAATCCTCAAGCTTTCGGCCAAGAATTGTATCGGCAAAACCTTCGATGAAGTCATTCCTGATTTCAATGTACAGGAGGTTTTTCGTTCTCATACTGAAGTACTGGACCAGGTGCTAGAGACGCGTAATCTTCATCTGCTTATTACTAAAATTCCGATGATGCTGGACGGACAGTTTATGGGAGCGGTTGTAACATTTCAGGATGTAACCAAGGTTCAGCGAATTGAACAGGAAATTCGCAAAAAGAGCATCCATCTTGGCTTAACGACCAAGTATTCTTTCCGTAGCATTATCGGTGTGAGCCCATCGATTGCTTTGGCCAAGCAGACGGCCATGAAGCTTTCGAAAAGCGACTTTACAGTACTCATAACAGGGGAGAATGGTACAGGCAAAGAGGTATTCGCCCAGGCGATTCATCAGGCATCCCTTCGGAGCGATGGTCCTTTTGTTCCGGTTAACTTTGCTGGCCTAACGGAGAGTTTAGCTGAAAGCGAGTTATTCGGTTATGAAGAAGGAGCTTTTACGGGAGCGCGGAAGGGAGGGAAAATGGGTTTATTTGAGCTAGCGCACAATGGCACCATTTTCCTTGATGAAATTGGAGATGCCCCCCTTAGCATTCAGGCTTCCCTTCTGCGCGTTCTCCAAGAGCGTCAAGTTATGCGAATCGGTGGAAATCGGGTTATTCCCGTAAATGTCAGGGTCATTGCTGCCACCAATCGAAATTTAATGGATATGGTCCGAAAAGGCACGTTTCGTGAGGATTTATATTATCGGCTCAATGTGTTGCCGCTTCATATTCCTTGCCTGCGGGAGCGCCGGGAAGATTTCTTTATATTGATTGATTATTTTTTGAAAAACAAAAATAAAGAGCTTGTATTCAATGAGGAAGCAAGAAATATTCTCCTGCACTACAATTGGCCGGGAAATATTCGTGAATTGGAGAATTTCATCAACTATTTGATGGTCATTGTTGAAGATAACCAGGTAAGGCCGGAACATATTCCGGAGCGGATTGCGAATGTACAGGCTCAACGTATTACAGGGGCCGATGAATCAGCTGCGGCGCCACTAATAGAGGAAGTGAAAAACATTATTTTCGTTCTAAGCCATCACGGTTCCTTGGCGGATTATGAGGATATTCTCGATATTTTATGGATGTGTAGCAAGCGGCAGGAACGAATCGGACGAAAGATGCTGCAGTCCATGCTTCCCAGACCGTTATCGGAAGCGCAAATTCGCGGCAAGCTTTCCGTACTTAACCGTTGGGGCTGTATTACGGTCGGCATAAAAAAACAAGGATCACAGATTACTTCGCTCGGAATACAGGTGCTTCAAAGCATCAAGGAGGAGCAAAAGCATCTGGCAGATCAGGCGTAA
- the psiE gene encoding phosphate-starvation-inducible protein PsiE — MISQGKNVRLTISIPTVLQFILNTALVFLVGILCILLLKEIVYFIQFFILRNEAPIHQLLERILVFFLYFEFIAMIAKYFQENYHFPLRYFLYIGITAMTRLIIVHHDNPLHTLLYACVILVLIISYYIINSTPLRRKKP; from the coding sequence ATGATATCACAAGGTAAAAATGTGAGGTTAACTATCAGTATTCCTACTGTGCTACAGTTTATATTAAATACAGCACTGGTTTTTCTGGTAGGGATTTTATGCATTTTGCTTCTAAAAGAAATTGTATACTTCATTCAGTTCTTCATTTTGCGCAATGAAGCTCCCATTCATCAACTGCTTGAGCGTATCCTCGTTTTCTTCCTGTACTTTGAATTCATCGCCATGATTGCAAAGTATTTTCAGGAAAACTACCATTTCCCGCTTCGCTACTTTCTGTATATCGGGATTACAGCAATGACCCGTCTCATTATCGTCCATCATGATAATCCACTGCACACGCTACTATACGCTTGCGTGATTCTTGTTTTAATTATCAGCTATTACATTATAAATTCGACACCCTTACGCCGGAAAAAACCGTAA
- a CDS encoding class I SAM-dependent methyltransferase — MHQQDDSKEAVKQQFAQHAEKYVASESHAKGGDLVLLAEWLHPHSTWVMLDVATGGGHVAKTLSPYVGHVFATDLTPRMLTRAAEHLRPEHPNIWYVVADAEALPFLDETFDAVTCRIAPHHFPRPEQFVREVARVLKPGGRFLMIDNVAPAGKQLDLFMNKVEKARDESHVRCLSIEEWRGLFTAAGLTERRESLRRKTYDFPVWVARMARDTKQIEAVETLLIDAADEMKQYFAVKIQDGKVISLQVDEWMVLLEK; from the coding sequence ATGCATCAACAAGATGATAGCAAAGAAGCAGTGAAGCAACAGTTTGCTCAACATGCGGAGAAGTATGTGGCCAGTGAATCACATGCAAAAGGCGGTGATTTGGTCTTGTTAGCAGAGTGGTTACATCCGCATTCGACATGGGTGATGCTTGATGTGGCAACGGGGGGAGGACATGTAGCAAAGACATTATCTCCGTATGTCGGGCATGTATTTGCCACAGATTTGACACCCCGAATGCTGACGCGGGCTGCCGAGCATTTACGTCCAGAGCACCCGAATATATGGTATGTAGTGGCGGATGCTGAAGCGCTTCCGTTCTTAGATGAGACATTTGATGCAGTAACGTGTCGTATCGCTCCCCATCACTTTCCCCGACCAGAGCAATTTGTCCGCGAGGTAGCACGCGTATTAAAGCCAGGTGGAAGATTTTTAATGATTGATAACGTGGCACCTGCAGGTAAACAGCTAGATTTGTTTATGAACAAAGTAGAGAAAGCAAGAGATGAGAGCCATGTACGCTGCTTATCGATAGAAGAGTGGAGAGGGCTTTTTACAGCGGCTGGTTTAACGGAGCGAAGGGAGTCATTGCGTAGGAAAACGTACGATTTTCCGGTATGGGTAGCGCGTATGGCACGCGATACAAAGCAAATCGAAGCAGTGGAAACGTTACTGATAGACGCAGCGGACGAGATGAAGCAATACTTCGCGGTGAAGATACAGGATGGAAAGGTTATATCCCTACAGGTCGACGAATGGATGGTTTTATTGGAGAAATAG
- a CDS encoding YfcC family protein, with amino-acid sequence MQSTATKLDNNVKKKSFLRPDAYVLLFYVLIICAIATYIVPSGAFDRVKKDDITMTVPGSYHAVEASPINFVEFFTAIQTGMVKGAPLIFLILFTGGALAVVDKTGAIDTFLRNIIIKCKDRLLLLIIPVCLMFSVLGTTGIIVNSVIAFIPLGVMIARRLKIDAVFGVSLIYLGTYAGWNASIISPQTVGLSQRIAELPLLSGIGFRIVIYLAFLIATIIYLYRYAKKVQKDSAKSVLGLEIFPNSLGESNEEVNNQVRLSSQQKLILAFASLSLVGFIICTLIFKWSENEMAGLFIFIAIGSGLIARMGANEIAKTFMQGCQKLVYGALIVGMARAVVIILEDGQLLDTIVNGLATLLAPLSPMTGAVGMFIGSAALHFLISSGSGEAAMLVPILVPLADLLDITRQVAVQSVLFGEGVVNCINPTSGVLMAILAVSGISYGKWLRFMVPLAGIWTILSVIFLIIGVLMNWGPF; translated from the coding sequence ATGCAATCAACAGCTACAAAACTAGACAACAATGTAAAGAAAAAAAGCTTTCTACGTCCCGATGCATACGTGCTATTATTTTATGTTTTAATTATTTGTGCCATCGCTACCTATATTGTTCCTTCAGGTGCATTCGATCGGGTTAAAAAAGACGATATTACGATGACAGTGCCCGGAAGCTACCATGCCGTAGAGGCGAGTCCGATTAATTTCGTCGAATTCTTTACCGCCATTCAAACCGGCATGGTTAAAGGAGCACCACTTATTTTCCTTATTTTATTTACGGGCGGCGCGCTAGCCGTTGTCGACAAAACGGGAGCCATTGATACGTTTCTCAGAAATATCATTATCAAGTGTAAAGATAGACTCCTTCTGTTGATTATACCTGTATGCTTAATGTTTTCTGTTCTAGGAACGACCGGTATTATTGTTAATTCCGTTATCGCTTTTATTCCGCTTGGTGTCATGATAGCAAGAAGGCTAAAAATTGATGCAGTTTTTGGCGTTTCTCTTATTTATCTAGGTACATATGCCGGCTGGAATGCATCTATTATCAGTCCGCAAACGGTCGGTCTGTCACAGCGTATCGCCGAACTCCCGCTTCTGTCCGGAATCGGCTTTCGAATTGTCATTTATCTGGCTTTCCTTATTGCTACAATCATTTATCTTTACCGTTATGCTAAAAAAGTGCAAAAGGACTCTGCAAAAAGCGTATTAGGCTTGGAGATTTTCCCTAATTCTTTAGGTGAGAGCAACGAAGAGGTCAATAATCAGGTACGTCTTTCTTCCCAACAAAAACTAATTCTGGCCTTTGCGTCGCTTTCTCTTGTAGGCTTTATTATATGTACGCTGATTTTTAAATGGTCTGAAAATGAAATGGCAGGTCTGTTTATCTTTATTGCGATTGGTTCCGGCCTGATTGCCCGCATGGGTGCGAACGAGATCGCTAAGACATTCATGCAGGGATGCCAAAAGCTTGTTTACGGAGCGTTAATTGTAGGAATGGCACGGGCTGTCGTTATTATTCTAGAAGACGGGCAGCTGCTGGATACGATCGTAAACGGACTTGCAACCTTGTTGGCGCCTCTATCTCCGATGACAGGAGCTGTCGGCATGTTTATCGGAAGTGCGGCTCTGCACTTTTTGATTTCTTCGGGTTCGGGAGAAGCTGCAATGCTGGTTCCAATTCTCGTTCCACTAGCTGACTTATTAGATATTACCCGCCAAGTTGCTGTACAGTCTGTCTTGTTTGGAGAAGGGGTCGTTAACTGTATTAATCCTACATCCGGCGTATTGATGGCGATTCTTGCCGTCAGCGGGATTTCGTATGGAAAATGGTTGCGGTTCATGGTCCCACTAGCTGGAATCTGGACTATTCTTTCCGTTATTTTCTTAATTATAGGTGTCTTGATGAACTGGGGACCTTTCTAA